A single window of Nicotiana tomentosiformis chromosome 1, ASM39032v3, whole genome shotgun sequence DNA harbors:
- the LOC138896567 gene encoding uncharacterized protein, which produces MQFGHQTPNLQKFAIKVLSLTCSASGCERNWSVFEHIHSKKRNRLELSRLNDLVYIKYNRTLRRRYETRDTIDPILLDNIDEANEWLTGALQNHEDEQVYVGDDLDWGTVSMAAGVEENIYGLRGSSSSSNYKGKGVASSSRSLIDEDSEDEEDDSQYNANIHEVLEFENLEEE; this is translated from the exons ATGCAATTTGGACATCAAACTCCAAACTTGCAAAAGTTTGCCATTAAAGTACTAAGCCTAACTTGTAGTGCATCTGGATGCGAGAGAAATTGGAGTGTATTTGAGCAT ATTCACTCCAAGAAAAGGAATAGGCTTGAGCTATCGCGTCTCAATGATCTAGTGTATATTAAATACAATAGAACATTGAGGCGACGTTATGAAACTCGCGATACCATTGATCCAATTTTGTTGGATAACATTGACGAGGCAAATGAATGGTTAACTGGAGCCCTCCAAAATCATGAAGATGAACAAGTGTATGTAGGAGATGATCTTGATTGGGGTACTGTTTCTATGGCGGCTGGAGTTGAGGAGAATATCTATGGTCTTAGAGGGAGTTCTTCAAGTTCAAATTACAAGGGAAAAGGGGTAGCAAGTTCAAGCCGGTCCCTAATTGATGAAGACTccgaggatgaagaagatgatAGCCAATATAATGCTAACATTCATGAAGTTCTAGAATTTGaaaatcttgaagaagaatag
- the LOC104087113 gene encoding uncharacterized protein, translating to MDIMDKWTARNGKMIINVLVNSPRGSVFLESYDASNSSTDGSKMYSLFRKTIDKIEKKNVVQIVTDNASENVSAGKMMEAMYPHIYWTPCAAHCINLMFGDIFKENPYASVFTKAVKVYSYISQRSLLLNLMRKFTNERNLVRPAKTRFATAFLTLHSFYLQKKNLRKLVLSNEWKDNRYAKEVAGKETAKVLISPSFLNDVVRALKVGSPLIRVLRMVDGERKPPMGYLYEAMDRTKETIAASFEGDVRKYEKVFEIIDSRWSNQLHRPLHAAGHLLNPGLFYKNTRDETLDSEVWIGYHECLEKLITNSMTVDQIGKEFGRYSQAEGLFGL from the exons atggacATAATGGATAAATGGACAGCACGAAATGGAAAAATGATCATAAATGTGTTGGTGAACTCTCCAAGAGGGAGTGTTTTTCTTGAATCTTACGATGCTAGCAACTCTTCTACGGATGGAAGCAAAATGTACAGCTTGTTTAGAAAGACTATTgataaaattgaaaagaaaaatgttGTACAAATTGTTACCGATAATGCTAGTGAGAATGTTAGTGCGGGTAAGATGATGGAAGCTATGTATCCACACATTTATTGGACTCCATGTGCTGCCCATTGTATCAACTTAATGTTTGGTGACATATTCAAGGAAAACCCATATGCTTCAG TTTTCACTAAAGCCGTCAAGGTATATTCTTACATCAGTCAGAGGTCgttgttgttgaatttgatgaggaaattcacaaatgaaagaaatttggtgagaccgGCCAAGACTAGATTTGCAACGgctttcttaactttgcatagtTTTTACTTGCAAAAGAAAAACTTGAGAAAGCTAGTTCTTTCAAATGAATGGAAAGATAATAGATATGCAAAGGAAGTTGCGGGGAAAGAAACTGCCAAAGTTCTTATTTCTCCATCATTCTTGAATGACGTCGTTCGGGCTCTTAAAGTTGGTAGTCCTTTGATTAGGGTGCTTCGTATGGTGGATGGGGAGAGAAAACCACCAATGGGCTATCTTTATGAAGCTATGGATAGAACCAAAGAGACTATTGCAGCGTCATTTGAGGGAGATGTTAGGAAATATGAGAAAGTTTTTGAGATTATTGATAGCAGGTGGTCGAATCAACTCCATCGTCCTTTGCATGCAGCAGGCCATCTTCTGAACCCGGGATTATTTTACAAGAACACTAGAGATGAAACTTTGGATTCAGAGGTGTGGATTGGATACCATGAGTGTCTTGAGAAGTTGATCACCAATTCAATGACGGTAGATCAAATAGGGAAGGAGTTTGGTAGGTACTCACAAGCAGAGGGCCTATTTGGTTTATAG
- the LOC104095815 gene encoding protein LEAD-SENSITIVE 1, which translates to MGLLTNRVERSEIKAGDHIYTYRAVFAYSHHGIFVGGSKVVHFTLVESSSDAADEISGLSSSCPFFPDCGFRLPNSNVVLSCLNCFLRNGSLYSFEYGVSPSVFLAKVRGGTCTTAVSDPPEMVIHRAMHLLQNGFGNYDVFQNNCEDFALYCKTGLLTLDRLGVGRSGQASSVVGAPLAALLSSPLKLLIPSPVGVATVTAGMYCMSRYATDIGVRSDVIKVAVEDLAVNLGWGSSNEGAIVEHEDSNHLLDR; encoded by the exons ATGGGTTTGCTGACAAACAGAGTGGAGAGAAGTGAGATTAAAGCAGGAGACCATATCTACACTTACCGAGCTGTCTTTGCTTATTCTCACCATG GTATTTTTGTTGGTGGGAGCAAAGTGGTTCATTTTACGCTGGTCGAGAGCTCTTCAGATGCTGCTGATGAAATATCAGGCCTTTCTTCGTCCTGTCCATTCTTTCCCGACTGTGGATTTAGGCTCCCTAACAGTAATGTTGTTCTTTCTTGTCTGAATTGCTTTCTCCGTAATGGTTCACTCTACAGCTTTGAATATGGAGTAAGCCCCTCTGTTTTCCTTGCCAAAGTGCGAGGGGGCACTTGCACTACTGCTGTGTCAGACCCTCCAGAGATGGTTATCCACCGAGCAATGCATCTTCTCCAGAATGGATTTGGGAACTATGATGTGTTCCAAAACAACTGTGAGGACTTTGCGTTGTATTGCAAAACAGGTCTTCTGACACTTGATAGATTGGGAGTTGGAAGAAGTGGACAAGCTTCTTCTGTTGTTGGTGCTCCTTTAGCTGCACTTCTTTCCTCCCCTCTGAAGTTGCTAATTCCTAGTCCTGTTGGCGTGGCCACTGTTACAGCGGGAATGTACTGTATGAGCAGATACGCTACTGACATTGGTGTTCGAAGTGATGTCATAAAAGTTGCAGTCGAAGACTTAGCTGTAAACCTTGGCTGGGGAAGCAGCAATGAAGGAGCAATTGTGGAACATGAGGATTCTAATCACTTACTTGACAGGTGA
- the LOC104095816 gene encoding aluminum-activated malate transporter 10 has product MVKENEVSAASLEWRVNMPSGSSQILVPESRQTCRLLSLVMGFVSNITKFLDKAWNLAVNEPKKVIHCLKVGLALSIVSLFYYMRPLYDGVGGNAMWAVMTVVVVFEYTVGSTLYKCVNRAIGTCLAGSLGIGVHWVASQSGDRFEPIILQASVFLLAAAATFSRFIPTIKARFDYGAMIFILTFSLVSVSGYRVDKLVELAHERVSTIAIGATICLFITMILCPVWAGTELHHLISTNLQKLADSLEGYAAEKFRVDGSKNLDEKDSSKRLQGYRCVLNSKAAEESMANFARWEPAHGKFNFRHPWKQYLKIGASMRSCAYCIETLHGGINSNTETPEFLKKPLNDVCMRLGTSSSNVLKELSSMIKTLTNSTKLDILVDEMNSSVEGLQNALKTLPSYQHIPTPDPKTEEAPTGTEESILKPTALSLMEIVQMATLTSLLIEIASRIEGIVKEVNELASQAQFKDDSSKKSKQTQTKLNENDGNEHEVTMTTLQKV; this is encoded by the exons ATGGTTAAGGAAAATGAAGTGTCTGCTGCAAGCTTGGAATGGAGGGTCAATATGCCTAGTGGCTCTTCGCAAATTTTAGTGCCAGAGTCAAGGCAAACATGTAGATTGTTAAGCTTAGTAATGGGGTTTGTTTCAAACATCACCAAGTTTCTTGACAAGGCATGGAATTTAGCTGTAAATGAGCCAAAAAAGGTTATTCATTGCCTCAAAGTAGGATTGGCTCTTTCTATTGTGTCACTGTTTTATTACATGAGGCCTTTGTATGATGGCGTTGGAGGGAATGCTATGTGGGCAGTTATGACAGTTGTAGTAGTTTTTGAGTACACTGTAG GTTCTACACTATATAAGTGTGTAAATAGAGCTATTGGAACATGTCTAGCTGGATCTCTAGGAATTGGTGTTCATTGGGTTGCAAGTCAATCTGGAGACAGATTTGAACCTATTATTCTCCAAGCTTCAGTTTTTCTcttag CTGCTGCAGCAACCTTTTCTCGATTTATACCTACTATAAAAGCGCGATTTGATTATGGTGCCATGATCTTCATTCTTACCTTCAGCTTAGTGTCAGTGTCAGGGTATCGCGTTGATAAGTTGGTTGAATTGGCTCATGAAAGGGTCTCCACTATTGCTATTGGGGCCACCATCTGTCTTTTCATTACCATGATTTTGTGTCCTGTTTGGGCTGGGACGGAGCTGCATCATCTCATTAGTACTAACCTTCAAAAACTTGCTGATTCCTTAGAAG GATATGCTGCTGAGAAATTCAGAGTAGATGGCAGTAAAAATTTAGATGAGAAAGATTCCAGTAAGAGATTGCAAGGATACAGATGTGTACTTAATTCTAAGGCTGCTGAAGAATCCATG GCCAATTTTGCCAGATGGGAGCCAGCACATGGAAAATTCAATTTCCGACATCCATGGAAACAGTACCTCAAGATTGGAGCTTCAATGAGAAGCTGTGCCTATTGCATTGAGACTCTCCATGGAGGCATTAACTCCAATACTGAG ACTCCTGAGTTCCTTAAGAAGCCTCTCAACGACGTCTGCATGAGATTAGGTACTAGCTCCTCTAACGTGCTAAAAGAGCTGTCGAGTATGATAAAAACGTTGACAAATTCAACAAAGCTAGATATACTTGTTGATGAAATGAATTCTTCGGTAGAAGGCCTTCAAAATGCCCTCAAGACACTCCCAAGTTACCAGCATATACCAACCCCAGATCCCAAAACTGAAGAGGCACCTACTGGTACAGAAGAGTCTATCTTGAAACCTACTGCGCTATCACTCATGGAAATTGTTCAAATGGCCACTCTAACATCACTGCTCATAGAAATAGCATCAAGAATAGAAGGGATTGTGAAGGAGGTCAATGAACTGGCAAGCCAAGCACAATTCAAAGATGATAGCAGCAAGAAGTCCAAACAAACTCAAACAAAGTTAAATGAAAATGATGGTAATGAACATGAAGTAACAATGACGACTCTTCAAAAAGTCTGA